A part of Paenibacillus sp. 481 genomic DNA contains:
- a CDS encoding methyltransferase: MSTIVTDKTDAAETLLRKILSDIVPRSIIAVTQLQIPDLLADGPRSCHELATLTQTDEPTLYRLLRFLCCEDIFVELGDKRFELGPLGSFLRSDTPDSIRGYALLYGTPYRKGAWDHILDSLHTGKKPFECANGKLLFPYLADHPEHEQTFQSGMIGLSQHVIPSVLQAYDFSPFDTIVDIGGGHGLLMEQLLRHYEQANGIVFDQAAVIEQTTVHMQKVGLADRCACVSGSFFESVPSGDALVLKHIIHDWTAEESIRILKHCRASIRADGKLLLLETIIPDGKNKHFSNLFDLEMLAMTSGQERTQAEYTYLLEQAGFRLNNIVHTSTFVSIIEGVPV, from the coding sequence ATGTCCACGATTGTAACCGATAAGACTGATGCTGCCGAAACGTTATTACGAAAAATACTTAGCGATATTGTACCTCGCTCAATCATTGCTGTTACCCAACTGCAAATCCCTGATTTGCTTGCAGACGGACCACGTAGCTGTCATGAGCTTGCTACCCTCACGCAAACAGATGAACCGACCTTATATCGATTGCTGCGCTTTCTGTGCTGTGAGGATATTTTTGTAGAGCTGGGCGATAAACGATTTGAGTTAGGGCCTCTAGGCTCCTTTTTACGCTCGGACACGCCAGATTCGATTCGTGGTTACGCGCTTTTATATGGAACGCCTTATCGTAAAGGTGCATGGGATCATATTTTAGATAGCTTACATACGGGAAAAAAACCGTTTGAATGTGCAAACGGCAAACTTCTTTTTCCGTATTTAGCCGATCATCCTGAACATGAACAAACGTTTCAGTCTGGCATGATAGGGCTTTCGCAGCATGTCATCCCGTCGGTTCTGCAAGCGTATGATTTTTCGCCATTTGATACGATTGTAGATATTGGTGGTGGTCACGGTCTTCTCATGGAGCAGTTGCTGCGCCATTATGAACAGGCGAACGGCATTGTGTTTGATCAAGCAGCCGTTATAGAGCAGACCACTGTACATATGCAAAAGGTGGGCTTAGCGGATAGATGTGCATGTGTAAGTGGCAGTTTCTTTGAATCGGTGCCGTCCGGCGATGCGCTGGTGTTAAAACATATTATTCATGATTGGACGGCAGAAGAATCCATTCGAATTCTCAAACATTGCCGTGCAAGCATTCGCGCTGACGGCAAGCTGCTGTTGCTTGAAACGATCATTCCTGACGGGAAAAATAAACATTTTAGCAACTTGTTTGACTTAGAGATGTTAGCGATGACGTCAGGTCAAGAACGAACACAAGCTGAGTATACGTACTTATTAGAGCAAGCAGGGTTCCGCTTAAACAACATCGTGCATACGTCCACGTTTGTATCGATCATAGAAGGGGTACCGGTTTAA
- a CDS encoding SDR family oxidoreductase: MMNHQNDCTEGGLRSEMRSEMRPDPTRFSLTSQTMQHVLLTGGTGFLGIHLLYDLMVSTEAKVYCLVRGKNEQEIAERMAKLWDFYFANVKESFSELLNDRLVLVAGNVAEVKLGMLPAQYEQLCGLVDTVIHSAADVRHFGLKAHFEKINIAGTAHVISFCLAGKSKRLHHMSTLSVSGDIGGIYTEFDFDRGQDFYGEVYSYSKFEAEKLVFEARKQGLLSSVYRIGHLVGRYSDGVFQSNIDSNRYYNSMKAIIVLQKTPHSSLPQEVELTPIDCCSQAIIKLISHQDFIGHTYHITNPYFIRQEKLIQFLQQLGYTIQITSDEQFYSYIHDLMNHSELSEEMLLLLHALQDDLAFEIESDLNDDVAEMEHIQYDCAFTLAALRQVGFTWPTIDYEYFARLMAHNERVNYFSSAILQQIK, encoded by the coding sequence ATGATGAATCATCAAAACGATTGTACTGAGGGTGGATTGCGTTCAGAAATGCGTTCAGAAATGCGTCCAGATCCCACCCGATTTTCACTCACCTCGCAAACGATGCAGCATGTGCTGTTAACTGGGGGAACTGGCTTTTTGGGCATTCATCTCTTGTATGATTTAATGGTGTCGACGGAGGCTAAGGTGTATTGTCTTGTGCGCGGCAAAAATGAACAAGAAATAGCCGAACGGATGGCGAAATTGTGGGATTTTTATTTTGCTAACGTGAAAGAGTCGTTCTCAGAGTTGTTGAATGATAGGCTGGTCTTGGTCGCTGGCAATGTTGCTGAAGTAAAGCTGGGTATGCTCCCTGCTCAATATGAACAATTGTGTGGGCTGGTGGATACCGTTATCCACAGTGCGGCGGATGTGCGCCATTTTGGTCTAAAAGCTCATTTTGAAAAAATAAATATAGCAGGTACGGCTCATGTCATCTCTTTTTGCCTAGCAGGAAAGTCTAAGAGACTGCATCATATGTCAACGTTGAGTGTTTCAGGGGATATCGGCGGTATATATACGGAATTTGATTTTGATCGAGGTCAGGATTTTTATGGCGAAGTATACTCGTATAGCAAATTTGAAGCGGAAAAGCTAGTATTTGAAGCGCGCAAACAAGGGCTACTTAGTTCCGTTTATCGCATCGGTCATTTAGTAGGCCGTTATTCAGACGGTGTATTTCAATCGAATATTGATTCAAACCGATATTATAATAGTATGAAAGCCATTATCGTGCTGCAAAAGACACCCCATTCGAGTTTACCGCAAGAGGTAGAGCTAACCCCGATAGACTGCTGTAGTCAAGCGATTATTAAACTTATTAGCCATCAAGATTTTATTGGTCACACTTATCACATTACGAATCCCTATTTTATTAGGCAAGAGAAGTTGATACAATTTTTACAGCAACTCGGATATACGATTCAAATTACATCTGACGAACAATTTTATTCGTATATTCACGATTTAATGAACCATAGTGAACTATCTGAGGAGATGCTATTGTTGTTGCATGCTTTGCAAGATGATTTGGCGTTTGAGATTGAAAGTGATTTGAACGATGATGTCGCAGAGATGGAGCATATCCAATATGATTGCGCTTTTACGCTAGCCGCTTTACGACAAGTCGGCTTTACATGGCCCACCATTGATTATGAGTACTTCGCCCGATTAATGGCTCATAATGAGAGGGTCAACTATTTTTCAAGCGCAATTCTACAACAAATAAAGTAA
- the map gene encoding type I methionyl aminopeptidase: protein MMILKSDQEIQIMRAAGRIVAECHAMLAEQIKPGVTTLALDQMVEKHIRSSGALPSFKGHHGFTASICVAKNDVICHGFPDTNPLLEGDVVTIDLGALYNGYHGDSGWTYAVGRVAPEIEQLMEVCHQSLLLGIEQAVVGNRVGDIGFAIDTYAERFGYGNVRQFTGHGLGQQLWEEPAVPHYGKQGSGPRLKKGLALAIEPMFTLGGWQAYVEEDGWTARTVDHSICVQYEHTIAITDNGPEILTKL from the coding sequence ATGATGATTTTAAAATCCGACCAAGAGATTCAAATTATGCGAGCAGCGGGTCGTATTGTCGCTGAATGCCATGCCATGCTCGCAGAGCAAATTAAGCCAGGCGTAACGACACTAGCTCTCGATCAAATGGTCGAGAAGCACATCCGCTCAAGTGGAGCGTTACCTAGTTTTAAAGGACATCACGGCTTTACGGCTTCCATTTGTGTAGCGAAAAACGACGTGATTTGCCACGGATTTCCGGATACCAATCCGCTACTTGAAGGAGACGTCGTTACGATTGACCTCGGAGCGTTGTATAACGGTTATCACGGCGATTCCGGCTGGACTTATGCCGTAGGCCGCGTTGCTCCCGAAATCGAGCAGCTGATGGAGGTGTGCCATCAAAGCCTGCTGTTAGGAATTGAACAGGCAGTTGTCGGCAACCGTGTCGGAGATATCGGGTTTGCCATCGATACCTATGCCGAGCGCTTTGGCTACGGCAATGTAAGGCAATTTACAGGACACGGCCTCGGTCAACAACTGTGGGAGGAACCAGCTGTTCCCCACTACGGCAAGCAAGGAAGCGGGCCTCGATTGAAAAAAGGCTTAGCGCTTGCTATTGAGCCGATGTTTACACTTGGTGGCTGGCAAGCTTATGTGGAAGAGGACGGCTGGACCGCGCGTACGGTAGATCACTCTATTTGCGTCCAATATGAGCATACGATTGCCATCACGGACAATGGCCCAGAAATACTAACCAAGCTTTAA
- a CDS encoding carboxymuconolactone decarboxylase family protein yields the protein METRMNMERVNPKGYAAMLELEKYSASTSLDKSMKELIKIRASQINGCAFCIDMHTKDARKHGETEQRIYALNAWREVPFFSPEERAVLALTEAVTLVTQGHVPDDVYNEARRYFDETTTAEIIMAIVTINAWNRIAIATRKMPAQD from the coding sequence ATGGAAACAAGAATGAATATGGAGCGTGTGAATCCAAAAGGCTATGCGGCGATGCTAGAGCTTGAAAAATATTCAGCTTCGACTAGTCTCGATAAATCAATGAAGGAATTGATCAAAATTCGCGCTTCGCAAATAAACGGTTGTGCCTTTTGTATTGATATGCACACCAAGGATGCGCGCAAGCATGGCGAAACCGAGCAGCGCATTTATGCGCTCAACGCATGGCGTGAAGTGCCGTTCTTCTCACCCGAAGAACGGGCCGTGCTCGCCTTGACAGAAGCGGTTACCCTCGTCACGCAAGGGCATGTGCCCGATGACGTTTACAACGAGGCACGCCGTTACTTCGACGAAACGACGACCGCTGAAATCATTATGGCGATCGTCACGATCAACGCGTGGAATCGCATTGCGATTGCAACGCGAAAAATGCCCGCCCAAGACTAA
- a CDS encoding SRPBCC family protein encodes MLASIQQVEHGYLARFERHLQHSVEEVWSWLTENDKLKQWFSELQIDDLREGGSIKFDMQDGTFEVMEIKACTPYSVLEFTWGEDQVRFELTGDAVEQAGCRLVLLEKITKLTSHTPKDIAGWDVCLDAIEALLDGRGIQSRRDIWQVKYEKYVQLIDHIAQT; translated from the coding sequence ATGTTAGCTAGCATCCAACAAGTCGAACACGGTTATCTTGCGCGTTTCGAGCGTCATTTGCAGCATTCTGTTGAAGAGGTATGGTCATGGCTGACGGAAAACGATAAGTTAAAGCAATGGTTCTCTGAGCTTCAAATCGACGACTTGCGTGAGGGCGGTTCTATCAAGTTCGATATGCAGGATGGAACGTTTGAAGTAATGGAGATTAAGGCCTGTACACCGTATTCCGTACTCGAATTTACGTGGGGGGAAGACCAAGTTAGGTTTGAACTTACAGGCGATGCAGTCGAGCAGGCGGGGTGTCGGTTAGTACTCCTCGAAAAAATAACGAAGCTAACAAGCCATACGCCAAAAGATATTGCCGGATGGGATGTATGTCTGGACGCCATTGAAGCCCTGTTGGATGGCAGGGGCATTCAGTCCAGACGCGATATTTGGCAAGTCAAATATGAGAAATACGTCCAACTGATTGACCATATAGCCCAAACATAG